A portion of the Paucilactobacillus hokkaidonensis JCM 18461 genome contains these proteins:
- the coaBC gene encoding bifunctional phosphopantothenoylcysteine decarboxylase/phosphopantothenate--cysteine ligase CoaBC, producing the protein MAHITIHVTGGIATYKIVSLVRLLQHHGEQVRVAMTKAATNFVTPTTFAALTKYPVLTDLWAKDRQASIAHVELADWTDLAIVAPATANIIAKMANGIADEAVSTTLLATQAPKIIVPAMNSHMWANQATQRNITQLQLDGVTVIEPVTGQLAEGYDGKGRMPEVDQIFAQIVDQLKGQNSNLLAGKKFLISAGGTREVIDPVRFIGNRSSGKMGIALAVAAAKAGAKVTLIAGQTTALLPDNSQIDVIKVQSTQDLADQIESRFTKNDVLIMAAAVADFQPFSVATEKIKKSADNDELVLKLKKTPDILKQVASHKQSQYVVAFAAETQQLIENATKKLISKHADLLVANNVASAGVGFGSDDNEVTILEPNQAPIKWNKMSKQQVANQLIELIATRI; encoded by the coding sequence ATGGCACATATAACCATTCATGTGACAGGCGGAATTGCAACTTATAAAATTGTTTCACTGGTGAGATTATTACAACATCATGGTGAGCAAGTACGTGTTGCAATGACTAAAGCTGCAACTAATTTTGTTACCCCCACCACGTTTGCGGCATTAACTAAATATCCGGTGTTAACAGACTTATGGGCCAAAGACAGACAGGCAAGCATTGCTCACGTTGAGTTGGCCGATTGGACGGACCTTGCAATTGTTGCACCGGCAACTGCAAATATAATTGCTAAAATGGCAAATGGAATTGCAGATGAAGCTGTCTCAACCACTTTATTGGCTACGCAAGCACCAAAAATAATTGTTCCAGCGATGAATTCGCATATGTGGGCCAATCAAGCAACGCAGCGTAATATTACCCAATTACAATTAGATGGGGTTACTGTCATTGAACCGGTAACTGGACAACTGGCAGAAGGATATGATGGTAAGGGTAGAATGCCTGAAGTTGATCAAATCTTTGCGCAAATTGTAGATCAATTAAAAGGACAAAATAGTAATTTATTAGCTGGAAAAAAATTTTTAATTAGTGCTGGTGGAACGCGTGAAGTAATTGACCCGGTCCGCTTTATTGGTAACCGTTCATCCGGTAAAATGGGGATTGCCTTAGCTGTGGCAGCGGCTAAAGCTGGCGCTAAGGTGACCCTGATTGCAGGACAAACTACTGCTTTGTTGCCAGATAATAGTCAAATTGATGTTATTAAAGTTCAGTCAACGCAGGATCTAGCAGATCAAATTGAATCACGATTCACTAAAAATGATGTCTTAATTATGGCTGCAGCAGTGGCTGATTTTCAGCCATTCAGTGTAGCTACTGAAAAGATAAAAAAGAGTGCTGATAATGATGAACTAGTGCTTAAATTGAAAAAAACACCAGATATTTTAAAGCAAGTGGCTAGCCATAAACAAAGTCAGTATGTGGTTGCTTTTGCAGCTGAAACACAACAATTAATTGAGAACGCAACTAAAAAATTAATTAGTAAACATGCTGATTTGTTAGTAGCTAATAATGTGGCTAGTGCTGGTGTGGGTTTCGGTAGCGATGATAATGAAGTAACTATATTGGAACCAAATCAGGCACCAATTAAATGGAATAAAATGAGCAAACAACAGGTTGCCAACCAATTAATTGAATTGATTGCAACTAGAATTTAG
- the priA gene encoding primosomal protein N', producing the protein MAQMAQIIVDVPTMQTNQPYTYRIPDELTDQIKPGMRVVVPFGRGSRKVQGFVVGLDEQVDFDGTLKSIDSLLELHPVLNEELLQLAQWLAKKTFAFQITCMFTMLPNVMRSKTKRFLHLIDEVDEQTLFDLFNGQNEILFEPDQLDAKTLSQLLKLKREGKVEVTYQVANRAKAKTMLGITPKLSFEQYEEIRATLPHNAHSQNKLLSYLQSILNTTVKIADAEQQSDLKANIFTTGEHKGWLTKDPVEVYRSPSSKDKTRDHPFELNHHQAIAVEKISHAVNNDQAETFLLEGVTGSGKTEVYLQSIAQALNKGKTAIMLVPEISLTPQMVTRVKQRFGSAVAVLHSGLSNGEKYDEWRRIEKGEAQVVVGARSAVFAPLKNIGLIIMDEEHETSYKQDETPRYHARDVALWRSKYHGAPLVLGSATPSLESRARAQKGVYQQLLLPDRINEQPLPIVSVVDMRKELRQHAESNFSTDLLDALNDRLARGEQSILMLNRRGYSSFIMCRDCGFVLKCPNCDISLTLHMDTHTMKCHYCGHEEPIPRQCPNCHSAKIRYYGTGTQKVQAELEQKIPAANVLRMDVDTTRRKGMHEKILKQFGNHEADILLGTQMIAKGLDFPDVTLVGVLNADTGLGLPDFRASEHTFQLLTQVSGRAGRADKKGEVIVQTFNPDHYAIKLAQTQNFEKFFKLEMDLRHRGGYPPYYYTVQVMTSHEKEAQAAKKMLAITNWLRKRIAPDSIILGPTPQAIARVNRRYYYQIVIKYKQDQNIQSALTEMMQSVQKLSGQGFQISIDAEPQHFM; encoded by the coding sequence ATGGCACAAATGGCGCAAATTATTGTTGATGTTCCAACCATGCAAACCAATCAGCCATATACCTATCGAATACCAGATGAGCTTACTGACCAAATTAAGCCTGGAATGCGGGTAGTGGTTCCATTTGGCCGAGGAAGTCGGAAAGTACAAGGCTTCGTGGTGGGATTAGATGAGCAGGTTGATTTTGATGGGACGTTAAAGTCGATTGATTCACTGTTAGAATTACACCCTGTGCTAAACGAAGAATTATTACAATTAGCCCAGTGGTTGGCCAAAAAGACATTTGCATTTCAAATTACATGCATGTTTACAATGCTACCAAATGTGATGCGGTCAAAGACTAAGCGTTTTTTACATTTAATTGATGAAGTGGACGAACAAACATTGTTCGATTTATTTAATGGCCAAAACGAAATTTTATTTGAACCAGATCAATTAGATGCTAAAACGTTGAGTCAGTTACTGAAGCTGAAGCGAGAAGGCAAAGTTGAAGTTACCTATCAAGTTGCCAATCGTGCCAAAGCAAAAACAATGCTCGGGATCACTCCTAAGCTTTCATTTGAACAGTATGAAGAAATCCGGGCAACGTTGCCACATAATGCTCACTCGCAAAACAAATTATTGTCTTACTTACAAAGTATTTTGAATACAACCGTTAAAATTGCAGATGCTGAGCAACAAAGTGATTTAAAAGCGAATATATTTACTACTGGTGAACATAAAGGTTGGTTAACAAAGGATCCAGTTGAGGTTTATCGTTCACCAAGCAGTAAAGATAAAACTAGAGATCATCCGTTTGAATTGAATCACCATCAAGCAATTGCAGTTGAAAAAATTAGTCACGCGGTTAATAATGACCAGGCTGAAACATTTTTGCTTGAAGGAGTAACCGGTAGTGGTAAAACTGAGGTTTACTTACAAAGTATTGCGCAGGCTTTAAATAAGGGCAAAACAGCGATCATGTTGGTACCAGAAATTTCCTTAACCCCGCAAATGGTGACACGTGTTAAGCAGCGGTTTGGTTCTGCCGTGGCAGTTTTACATAGTGGCCTGTCCAATGGTGAAAAATACGATGAATGGCGCCGGATCGAAAAGGGCGAAGCTCAGGTAGTAGTTGGTGCCCGCTCGGCCGTATTTGCACCGCTTAAAAATATTGGTTTAATCATCATGGATGAAGAACACGAAACAAGCTATAAACAAGATGAAACACCGCGGTACCATGCTCGTGATGTAGCGCTTTGGCGCAGTAAATATCATGGAGCGCCATTAGTGTTAGGAAGTGCAACTCCCAGTTTGGAATCTCGAGCGCGGGCGCAAAAGGGTGTTTACCAACAGTTATTATTGCCAGATCGAATTAATGAACAGCCATTACCGATTGTTTCTGTTGTCGATATGCGTAAAGAATTACGACAACATGCTGAAAGTAATTTTTCGACTGATTTATTGGATGCACTGAATGATCGATTAGCACGTGGCGAGCAAAGTATTTTAATGCTGAATCGACGAGGTTACTCTTCATTTATTATGTGTCGAGATTGTGGATTTGTATTAAAGTGTCCCAATTGTGATATATCGCTGACTTTGCATATGGATACGCATACGATGAAATGTCATTATTGTGGTCACGAAGAGCCCATTCCACGTCAATGCCCAAATTGCCATAGTGCTAAGATTCGTTATTATGGTACTGGAACCCAAAAAGTTCAGGCTGAGCTAGAACAAAAGATCCCAGCTGCCAATGTCTTGCGGATGGATGTTGATACGACTCGCCGCAAAGGGATGCACGAAAAGATCCTCAAACAATTTGGTAATCATGAGGCTGATATTTTGTTAGGAACCCAAATGATTGCTAAAGGTTTGGATTTTCCAGATGTAACCCTGGTAGGGGTTTTAAATGCGGATACAGGACTTGGCTTACCGGATTTTAGAGCTAGTGAACACACTTTTCAGTTACTGACTCAAGTGAGCGGGCGTGCTGGCCGCGCGGATAAAAAGGGTGAAGTAATTGTTCAAACGTTTAATCCGGATCATTACGCGATTAAATTGGCGCAAACTCAAAATTTCGAAAAGTTCTTTAAATTAGAAATGGATTTAAGGCATCGTGGTGGTTATCCGCCGTATTATTACACGGTGCAAGTAATGACAAGTCATGAAAAAGAGGCACAAGCTGCCAAAAAAATGCTTGCAATTACAAATTGGCTCAGAAAGCGGATTGCACCGGACAGTATCATTTTAGGTCCCACGCCGCAGGCAATTGCACGGGTTAATCGGCGCTATTATTATCAAATTGTAATTAAGTATAAACAAGATCAAAATATTCAATCAGCTTTAACAGAAATGATGCAAAGTGTACAAAAATTAAGTGGTCAGGGTTTCCAAATTTCAATCGATGCTGAGCCACAACACTTTATGTAA
- the fmt gene encoding methionyl-tRNA formyltransferase, producing the protein MTSIVFMGTPQFAVPILQSLLDQHYDVKAVVTQPDRPVGRKHVLTASPVKQLAVANEIEVLQPEKINHSEEMQRVIDLQPDLIVTAAFGQFLPTKLLAAAKVAAINVHGSLLPKYRGGAPVQYAIMNGEKKTGVSIIYMIKQMDAGDILAQKAIEIGKNDDTGSMFDKLSLLGRDLLLETIPDLLNGQVVPVAQDESKVIFSPNISSEEEHIDITMTAEQIDWKVRALRPFPIANINLDGLRTKLWQVRVLEDNTDLNPGQVVSVTKHELVLAAGKGTTFSIQQLQPAGKPQMSITDYLNGHQDIKQGAQVVNNGK; encoded by the coding sequence ATGACATCAATCGTATTTATGGGAACACCGCAATTTGCAGTACCAATATTACAAAGTTTATTAGATCAGCACTATGACGTTAAGGCAGTAGTCACACAGCCAGATCGTCCGGTTGGTCGTAAACATGTTTTGACAGCATCACCAGTAAAGCAGTTGGCTGTGGCTAATGAAATCGAAGTTTTACAACCTGAAAAAATTAATCACAGTGAAGAAATGCAACGAGTAATTGATTTACAACCAGATTTGATTGTTACGGCAGCTTTTGGTCAATTCTTACCGACAAAATTGTTAGCAGCAGCTAAAGTTGCTGCAATTAATGTGCATGGATCACTATTACCTAAATATCGTGGTGGTGCTCCTGTTCAATATGCAATTATGAATGGTGAAAAGAAAACCGGTGTATCTATTATTTATATGATTAAGCAAATGGATGCCGGCGATATTTTAGCACAAAAAGCAATTGAAATTGGCAAAAATGATGATACTGGATCAATGTTTGATAAGCTGAGCCTTTTAGGTCGTGATTTGTTGCTAGAAACAATTCCGGATCTGTTAAATGGTCAAGTTGTGCCAGTGGCACAGGATGAAAGTAAAGTAATCTTTTCACCAAATATTTCTAGTGAAGAAGAACATATTGACATAACCATGACGGCCGAACAAATTGATTGGAAAGTGCGGGCATTACGGCCATTTCCAATTGCTAATATTAACTTAGATGGTCTGCGTACTAAGCTGTGGCAGGTTAGGGTGTTAGAAGACAACACTGATCTTAATCCAGGACAAGTGGTTTCAGTGACTAAGCATGAATTAGTACTTGCAGCTGGTAAAGGGACGACATTTTCAATTCAACAATTACAACCAGCTGGTAAACCACAAATGAGTATTACCGATTATTTGAATGGACATCAAGATATCAAACAAGGAGCACAGGTCGTAAATAATGGAAAATAA